CACCGCAACCGCCTGCCGCTTCTTGTCCTGATCGGCGGCATCCTCGGCGGGCTCGCGGGTTTCGGCATGCAGTATTATGCGAACGTCTTCAGCTTCCCGCTCAACATCGGCGGCAAGCCCCACAACAGCTGGCCCGCGTTCATCCCGATCACATTCGAGCTCACGATCCTGGGCGCGGCTTTCGCGGCCGTCTTCGGCATGCTGGCCCTGAACGGCCTGCCCATGCCGTACCACCCGCTCTTTAACGTGGAACGCTTCGCGCTGGCGACGCGCGACCGCTTTTATCTTTGCATCGAAAGCCGGGACAAGCTCTTCGACCCGGACACGACGAAATCGTTTCTCGAATCCCTGAAACCGCACGGCATTTACGACGTGGACCGCTGATGCTCAAAAGAAACTCGAAAATTCTGACCGCTCTGCTGATGTTCGCCTTTGCCTTGTCTGGCTGCGGCGACATGGTGGACCAGCCGCGCTATGAGCCGATGGAGGCCAGCAATTTTTACGCGGATGGCCGTTCCGCGCGTCCGCTCGTCGAAGGCACGGTGGCGCGCGGCCAGCTGCACGACGACGTGCAGCTTTATACCGGCAAAGTGGACGGCAAGCCCGCGGACACGTTTCCCTTTCCCATCGACGAAAAGGTTCTCCTGCGCGGGCAGGAACGTTACAACATCTACTGCTCCGTGTGCCATGACCGCGCGGGCTACGGCCTGGGCATGGTGGTGCGCCGCGGCTTCAAGCGCCCGCCGTCCTTTCACGAGCAGCGCCTGAAGGACGCGTCTCCGGGCTATTTCTTCGGCGTCATGACCAATGGTTTCGGCGCCATGTTCGATTACGCGGCCCAGGTCACTCCGGAAGACCGGTGGGCCATTGCCGCTTACATCCGCGTGCTGCAGGCCAGCCAGGACGTCAGCCTGAACGAAATTCCCGCAGATGCCAAGGCCATGCTGCTGGAGCAGAAAAAAGCCACGGGATTCAGCGTAGGCACGGGGGGTTATGAACCCAAGCACTGATCGCATCGCCGTCATCCAAAAAGTCCGTTCCTTCGCGCTCGCCGCGGCGGTCGCGGGCCTGGCCTTGTCCGGCGTGGGCTTTGTCATGGACCGCCAGGCCTTTGCCCCGTCTTACCTGACGGCGTATCTTTTCTGGATCGGCGTGACGCTCGGATGCCTGCCGCTCATCATGCTCCATCACCTGACCGACGGCGGCTGGGGCTATCCGATCCGCCGCCTCATGGAAATCATCCTGAAATCGCTGCCGCTCATGGCGCTCCTCTTTTTGCCCGTGGCCGTGAACCTCAAAGAGCTTTATCTCTGGGCGCGTCCGGAGGCGGTCGCGCATGACGCGCTGCTCCAGCAGAAGCAGCTCTACCTGAATCCTTCTTTCTTTTACGGCCGTGCGGTTTTCTTTTTCGTGATCTGGGGCCTGTGGGCTTACGGCCTGATCCGCGGCGCGAACGCCTACGAAAAAGACCATTCGCCCAAAGTGCACGACAAGCTGCAGGTCCTCAGCGGCGCGGGCCTGGTCATGTACGGCCTGACCGTCACGTTTTCCTGCGTGGACTGGTCCATGTCGCTGGAGCCGCACTGGTATTCCACAATCTACGGTTTCCTTTTCATGATGGGCCAGACGCTGGCGGGTTTCTCGATCGTGATCATCCTCACGGGCTTTCTTTCCAAAAACAAAGGCCCACTGTCCCCGGCCGTCACGCCTTCGCGCACGCATGACCTGGGCAAGCTGCTGCTGGCTTTCATCATGCTGTGGGCCTACGTCTGCCTTTCTCAGTTCATCATCATCTGGTCCGGCAATCTCGCGGAAGAAACGCCCTGGTACCTGCGGCGCCTCTCCCACGGCTGGAATGGCATTGCGATCGCGTTGACCGCGTTCCACTTTTTCGTGCCGCTCGGCCTGCTCCTCAGCCGCGATCTCAAAAGGAATCTCGCGACGCTGGCGCCGGTGGCGGCTCTCATCGCGGTGATGCGCTATGTGGATCTCTTCTGGCTGGTCAAGCCTGTCTTCAACGAAAGCCTTTCTTTCCACTGGCTCGATCTCACGTGCCTTGCCGGCATCGGCGGCCTCTGGCTCTTTTTTGTGCTGAGCCGCGCCGTCTCCGAGCCTTTGATCATGACCCATGATCCTCTCGAAGGCGCGGAAAAGGAGGCCCATGCACACTGATCCGCATTCGACTTCTTCGAATAAGGAAGGCTACGAAAAACGCGACGCGCAGGTGAAACCCATCCTGATTTTCTGCCTGATCCTGTGCGTGACCGCAGTCGTGGTCCAAGTCGGCCTCTACGTTTATTACAAGCTTCTGGCGGCCCATGAAACCA
The window above is part of the Verrucomicrobiia bacterium genome. Proteins encoded here:
- a CDS encoding cytochrome c; this translates as MLKRNSKILTALLMFAFALSGCGDMVDQPRYEPMEASNFYADGRSARPLVEGTVARGQLHDDVQLYTGKVDGKPADTFPFPIDEKVLLRGQERYNIYCSVCHDRAGYGLGMVVRRGFKRPPSFHEQRLKDASPGYFFGVMTNGFGAMFDYAAQVTPEDRWAIAAYIRVLQASQDVSLNEIPADAKAMLLEQKKATGFSVGTGGYEPKH
- a CDS encoding DUF3341 domain-containing protein; the encoded protein is MSAGPEVKSDLWGILAEFETPEALVEAARKVTKAGYKRFDAYSPFPIEGLHEAMNFHRNRLPLLVLIGGILGGLAGFGMQYYANVFSFPLNIGGKPHNSWPAFIPITFELTILGAAFAAVFGMLALNGLPMPYHPLFNVERFALATRDRFYLCIESRDKLFDPDTTKSFLESLKPHGIYDVDR